A DNA window from Suncus etruscus isolate mSunEtr1 chromosome 8, mSunEtr1.pri.cur, whole genome shotgun sequence contains the following coding sequences:
- the MAPK9 gene encoding mitogen-activated protein kinase 9 isoform X1 codes for MSDSQCDGQFYSVQVADSTFSVLRRYQQLKPIGSGAQGIVCAAFDTVLGINVAVKKLSRPFQNQTHAKRAYRELVLLKCVNHKNIISLLNVFTPQKTLEEFQDVYLVMELMDANLCQVIHMELDHERMSYLLYQTLCGIKHLHSAGIIHRDLKPSNIVVKSDCTLKILDFGLARTACTNFMMTPYVVTRYYRAPEVILGMGYKENVDIWSVGCIMAEMVLHKVLFPGRDYIDQWNKVIEQLGTPSADFMKKLQPTVRNYVENRPKYPGIKFEELFPDWIFPAESERDKIKTSQARDLLSKMLVIDPDKRISVDEALRHPYIAVWYDPAEAEAPPPQIYDAQLEEREHAIEEWKELIYKEVMDWEERNKNGVGKDQTSDAAVSSNASPSQSSSINDLSSMSTEQTLASDTDSSLDASTGHLEGCR; via the exons ATGAGTGACAGCCAATGCGATGGTCAGTTTTACAGCGTGCAGGTGGCCGACTCCACGTTTTCTGTACTCAGACGCTACCAGCAGCTGAAGCCCATCGGCTCGGGAGCACAGGGCATAGTTTG TGCTGCTTTTGACACGGTGCTGGGGATCAATGTCGCTGTGAAGAAGCTCAGCCGGCCCTttcagaatcaaacccatgccAAGCGGGCTTACCGGGAACTGGTCCTCTTAAAATGTGTCAATCACAAAAAT ATAATTAGTTTGTTAAATGTGTTTACACCACAAAAAACCCTAGAAGAATTTCAAGATGT gtACTTGGTTATGGAACTAATGGATGCTAACTTATGTCAGGTCATCCACATGGAGTTGGACCATGAGAGAATGTCCTACCTGCTTTACCAGACGCTCTGCGGGATCAAGCATCTGCACTCAGCTGGCATCATCCACAGA GACCTGAAACCCAGCAACATCGTGGTAAAGTCTGACTGCACGCTCAAGATCCTGGACTTTGGGCTGGCTCGCACGGCATGCACCAACTTCATGATGACCCCCTATGTGGTCACACGCTACTACCGGGCCCCCGAGGTCATCCTGGGCATGGGCTACAAGGAGAACG TGGACATCTGGTCTGTTGGCTGCATCATGGCAGAAATGGTCCTCCATAAGGTCCTGTTCCCAGGAAGAGACT ATATTGATCAGTGGAATAAAGTTATTGAGCAGCTAGGCACACCATCGGCAGATTTCATGAAGAAACTCCAGCCCACGGTGAGGAATTATGTGGAGAACAGACCAAAGTACCCGGGTATCAAATTTGAAGAACTTTTTCCAGACTGGATTTTCCCAGCCGAGTCAGAGCGAGACAAAATCAAAA CCAGCCAAGCCCGAGATTTGCTCTCTAAAATGCTAGTGATTGACCCCGACAAGCGCATCTCCGTGGATGAGGCTCTCCGGCACCCCTATATCGCCGTCTGGTACGACCCAGCAGAAGCAGAAGCG CCTCCACCTCAGATCTATGATGCCCAGCTGGAAGAAAGAGAGCATGCCATTGAAGAGTGGAAAG AGCTCATTTACAAAGAAGTGATGGActgggaagaaagaaataagaatggcGTGGGCAAAGATCAAACTTCAG ATGCAGCCGTGAGCAGTAACGCCTCTCCGTCCCAGTCGTCATCCATCAATGACCTTTCATCCATGTCCACTGAGCAGACGCTGGCCTCAGACACAGACAGCAGCCTGGATGCGTCCACGGGACACCTGGAAGGTTGTCGATGA
- the MAPK9 gene encoding mitogen-activated protein kinase 9 isoform X2 → MSDSQCDGQFYSVQVADSTFSVLRRYQQLKPIGSGAQGIVCAAFDTVLGINVAVKKLSRPFQNQTHAKRAYRELVLLKCVNHKNIISLLNVFTPQKTLEEFQDVYLVMELMDANLCQVIHMELDHERMSYLLYQTLCGIKHLHSAGIIHRDLKPSNIVVKSDCTLKILDFGLARTACTNFMMTPYVVTRYYRAPEVILGMGYKENVDIWSVGCIMGELVKGCVVFQGTDHIDQWNKVIEQLGTPSADFMKKLQPTVRNYVENRPKYPGIKFEELFPDWIFPAESERDKIKTSQARDLLSKMLVIDPDKRISVDEALRHPYIAVWYDPAEAEAPPPQIYDAQLEEREHAIEEWKELIYKEVMDWEERNKNGVGKDQTSDAAVSSNASPSQSSSINDLSSMSTEQTLASDTDSSLDASTGHLEGCR, encoded by the exons ATGAGTGACAGCCAATGCGATGGTCAGTTTTACAGCGTGCAGGTGGCCGACTCCACGTTTTCTGTACTCAGACGCTACCAGCAGCTGAAGCCCATCGGCTCGGGAGCACAGGGCATAGTTTG TGCTGCTTTTGACACGGTGCTGGGGATCAATGTCGCTGTGAAGAAGCTCAGCCGGCCCTttcagaatcaaacccatgccAAGCGGGCTTACCGGGAACTGGTCCTCTTAAAATGTGTCAATCACAAAAAT ATAATTAGTTTGTTAAATGTGTTTACACCACAAAAAACCCTAGAAGAATTTCAAGATGT gtACTTGGTTATGGAACTAATGGATGCTAACTTATGTCAGGTCATCCACATGGAGTTGGACCATGAGAGAATGTCCTACCTGCTTTACCAGACGCTCTGCGGGATCAAGCATCTGCACTCAGCTGGCATCATCCACAGA GACCTGAAACCCAGCAACATCGTGGTAAAGTCTGACTGCACGCTCAAGATCCTGGACTTTGGGCTGGCTCGCACGGCATGCACCAACTTCATGATGACCCCCTATGTGGTCACACGCTACTACCGGGCCCCCGAGGTCATCCTGGGCATGGGCTACAAGGAGAACG ttgatATCTGGTCAGTGGGGTGTATCATGGGAGAGCTGGTGAAAGGCTGTGTGGTATTCCAAGGCACTGATC ATATTGATCAGTGGAATAAAGTTATTGAGCAGCTAGGCACACCATCGGCAGATTTCATGAAGAAACTCCAGCCCACGGTGAGGAATTATGTGGAGAACAGACCAAAGTACCCGGGTATCAAATTTGAAGAACTTTTTCCAGACTGGATTTTCCCAGCCGAGTCAGAGCGAGACAAAATCAAAA CCAGCCAAGCCCGAGATTTGCTCTCTAAAATGCTAGTGATTGACCCCGACAAGCGCATCTCCGTGGATGAGGCTCTCCGGCACCCCTATATCGCCGTCTGGTACGACCCAGCAGAAGCAGAAGCG CCTCCACCTCAGATCTATGATGCCCAGCTGGAAGAAAGAGAGCATGCCATTGAAGAGTGGAAAG AGCTCATTTACAAAGAAGTGATGGActgggaagaaagaaataagaatggcGTGGGCAAAGATCAAACTTCAG ATGCAGCCGTGAGCAGTAACGCCTCTCCGTCCCAGTCGTCATCCATCAATGACCTTTCATCCATGTCCACTGAGCAGACGCTGGCCTCAGACACAGACAGCAGCCTGGATGCGTCCACGGGACACCTGGAAGGTTGTCGATGA
- the MAPK9 gene encoding mitogen-activated protein kinase 9 isoform X3, with translation MSDSQCDGQFYSVQVADSTFSVLRRYQQLKPIGSGAQGIVCAAFDTVLGINVAVKKLSRPFQNQTHAKRAYRELVLLKCVNHKNIISLLNVFTPQKTLEEFQDVYLVMELMDANLCQVIHMELDHERMSYLLYQTLCGIKHLHSAGIIHRDLKPSNIVVKSDCTLKILDFGLARTACTNFMMTPYVVTRYYRAPEVILGMGYKENVDIWSVGCIMAEMVLHKVLFPGRDYIDQWNKVIEQLGTPSADFMKKLQPTVRNYVENRPKYPGIKFEELFPDWIFPAESERDKIKTSQARDLLSKMLVIDPDKRISVDEALRHPYIAVWYDPAEAEAPPPQIYDAQLEEREHAIEEWKELIYKEVMDWEERNKNGVGKDQTSAQMQP, from the exons ATGAGTGACAGCCAATGCGATGGTCAGTTTTACAGCGTGCAGGTGGCCGACTCCACGTTTTCTGTACTCAGACGCTACCAGCAGCTGAAGCCCATCGGCTCGGGAGCACAGGGCATAGTTTG TGCTGCTTTTGACACGGTGCTGGGGATCAATGTCGCTGTGAAGAAGCTCAGCCGGCCCTttcagaatcaaacccatgccAAGCGGGCTTACCGGGAACTGGTCCTCTTAAAATGTGTCAATCACAAAAAT ATAATTAGTTTGTTAAATGTGTTTACACCACAAAAAACCCTAGAAGAATTTCAAGATGT gtACTTGGTTATGGAACTAATGGATGCTAACTTATGTCAGGTCATCCACATGGAGTTGGACCATGAGAGAATGTCCTACCTGCTTTACCAGACGCTCTGCGGGATCAAGCATCTGCACTCAGCTGGCATCATCCACAGA GACCTGAAACCCAGCAACATCGTGGTAAAGTCTGACTGCACGCTCAAGATCCTGGACTTTGGGCTGGCTCGCACGGCATGCACCAACTTCATGATGACCCCCTATGTGGTCACACGCTACTACCGGGCCCCCGAGGTCATCCTGGGCATGGGCTACAAGGAGAACG TGGACATCTGGTCTGTTGGCTGCATCATGGCAGAAATGGTCCTCCATAAGGTCCTGTTCCCAGGAAGAGACT ATATTGATCAGTGGAATAAAGTTATTGAGCAGCTAGGCACACCATCGGCAGATTTCATGAAGAAACTCCAGCCCACGGTGAGGAATTATGTGGAGAACAGACCAAAGTACCCGGGTATCAAATTTGAAGAACTTTTTCCAGACTGGATTTTCCCAGCCGAGTCAGAGCGAGACAAAATCAAAA CCAGCCAAGCCCGAGATTTGCTCTCTAAAATGCTAGTGATTGACCCCGACAAGCGCATCTCCGTGGATGAGGCTCTCCGGCACCCCTATATCGCCGTCTGGTACGACCCAGCAGAAGCAGAAGCG CCTCCACCTCAGATCTATGATGCCCAGCTGGAAGAAAGAGAGCATGCCATTGAAGAGTGGAAAG AGCTCATTTACAAAGAAGTGATGGActgggaagaaagaaataagaatggcGTGGGCAAAGATCAAACTTCAG CACAGATGCAGCCGTGA